From the genome of Athalia rosae chromosome 3, iyAthRosa1.1, whole genome shotgun sequence:
CCTGCTTTATGGTAAACATCAAGCCTTCCATGACTTGATCGGTGATGTTTGACAAGCGTAAGGCACCCGGTTGTGAGTCTGCTCCACTCACCTTTGCCATTCCTATTTCATTTCTGCTCAActtcactttttcaaattctgaatGACTACTGTCATAATCCACCGGATTATGAACAGCAGTCGAATTCGTCCACGTAACTAATCTGCCCCTTGCTTTCCGCATCTGTTCGGAACCTTTACACTTTGATGAAATATCTGGCAATAATTTACGCCTATGAACGCTTGACATGATTGCTTGCGGATGATTTTGGAGATTTACAAACTGATGAAGCCTCAAGCTGTTCTGATTGCCCTCGGTCTGTTCCGAACCGCAATCTACCAGTGGCAACGTTGGTGCGGCATGAACACGAATGGTCAGTATGAACGCCTCTGGATATGGCGTTGTTACGTGCCTGTTGCGAAATTTCAACATGGCAAACATTTTGTCTTGACGTGTCCAAAAAGTATGGCCTAATAATCGTAGATTAACTTGGTCAAGAAAAATAGATCATAAATCTAAGTAGCAATGTATAAGGTGAATCTAAAATATCCACGTTCTTATGTTTACAAGTGCAAGTGATTGTGAAAAAAGGATACTGTAATTAACAGAGAGGTGTCTGGTACTCAACTGACCTTGATCAGGTTGATACCTGATTATACGTCTGATGACTTTCATCAATTCAGTCTTGTATAAAAATTCCTCGCCCTCCCTGTAATGACCTACGGATTATTTCTAAACCAAATGGTGACTTATTAGACATAGAacaatatgtattatatttctGATTCAAACCTAGACTAGCTTGTACAAATCAACTACCTGATTGGCTCACTATATTTAAAGGTGAACTTGTATATATGTTGTCGATGCGAAAGCCAGTAAGAACCAGGTATATTCAAGACTGGCTCCGTTTGCAGGATTCTGGACCAATCAGGTTTGCCAGCACCTTGTACATATACTCCAGGCATTCTTTTGCTGGTTTCAATTCTTGAAACAATGGCACCAGCCTCGTCCTCTCCTCACCGTTGACAAATTCTTTGACAACAAAGGTGAGGTAGTAAAGTACTCTTTGCTGTAAGGAAATGAATTCAGTAATCGCTCATACATCACATTTCCGAAGAGGAATTTAGTGGATGATACAAGTGAGATCCACTAAACtttggggggaaaaatatgCAATCAAATGCCTTACCCCTGTGATGACCTCGTTGATAAATATATCTTCCACAGTGGTCCAGGGTAAAAAATGGCTGTAATTGAAaccggtgaatatttttttactacttATTTGTATTCCAACAGATTCTACAACCAATAATGTGtctgaaaaacagaaatataaataatattaaaaatcttaTCGTAGTGGATGGTGAAGCAATTCAATGCTGTTTAGGTTTACTGACCAAAATTAATCGATGTTGCAACGTAGATGCAGTGAAGGGCGAGAGCCAAAACGGATAAAGTAACCAGGGTAAAACTATTGGTCAAGTGGCCAAGGAACAAGGTTAAGCAGAATAGAAGTAGATTGACTTGTATCCTGAGCAAACCGTCGTTACGTAGGGTAAACTCTATGACCTTGTTAGCCGAGCTCCTTTTTTCAGTAAGGGATATAACGTTGCCATTCACACACCCGTAACGACGAGGTCCGGCCTCTTCGGATGATGCGGacgacatatgtatacacgaacGACGCGAATGACCTAGCCTTAAGCAATGAAGCTGCAGACTTATGCTTAACAACCTCTACTCCTTTGTGTGGGCGAAGtgacacttttttctttcaaatcctCCAATCTTATGTGAAACGCTTTCGGGTGATCCAAGTAATCTCAAAATGTGGATCACATCAGCGAAAACTCAGACCTCTCGACCTAAATTCGGCCATAATTCACCAGCGACCAGCGCCTCCTTTGCAACTACCATGGGAGTTGAGTCGATGAGGACGAGTCTGGATCAAACTGCGAATGAAGATCCAGTTTCAGAGTTCGACTGACAGAAATTTGGCGAAATGATCGAAATCACGGCCAAACTGGTCGGAGGACCCACCTATTTTTCTGGTGAAATGATAGAATGTTGTATTACGTTCGGTAATCCCACAAATCCGAATCATCAGATATCCCAGAGTCACAGGTTGCGTgaacaatttatattttaatcaTCAGCACTGGCGTAAATCATAAAAATCTCCTTTTTATTACAGCGATGTTTTCGAAAGTCTTGCATGGGCAAGTGCACAAGTTCACTGTCAATGTTCTACCAATGGAAAGGATGTACACACAGAGAAACTAAATTCCATTCAGCTGGCAGCTGTCAATGCAGGTGAACATCTGCGTAATAAGCGTGGCACATAATCCAAAATTATGGTACATTTTACTAGAATTTTCTTGCAGACACAACATTTGCTCCGTGGCGACAAGATAATGGCCATGTTGTCTTGAATACGAAACCAAAAATATTGTTCTGCGATTTGAGATTGTTGCCAGGAGAGAGTGAAACTTGTACGTATTTccacaaaatttaaaaaactcaAAGACATTGTccagctcattgtcagtggtGTATGAAAATCTTCACATTCGCATATTCCAGATATTTACAGAGAAAGAATACCGAGCGACGCTCCCCCAACTTACAGAGGCCAGGCAGTCAAGTATTCTTATAAAATAACTGTTGGAACTCAGAGAGTGAACTCTGCAATTAAACTGCTGAGAGTGCCATTCAGGGTTCTGTCTTTGAGAGAACTGCCCGATATAGCCCCATGTAATGACAGTGTCGATCTCAGCCCCAATAATCCATTCATGGAAACACGACAACGAGATACCCCATTGGATATGGCTATACAGACATTACAAAATATCACAGCACGCCGTAGTCCCAACTTTTACAATATAACAAATGGTCGAGGACGAGTGGTGAGGTTTTGTTTGTTTAAGAATTCTTACAAACTTGGAGAAGATATTGTGGgtacttttgatttttcgagagCCACTGTCTCTTGCACCCAAGTATCCGTAGCACTGCAGTCTGAGGAACACGTATCGGATGATTACAGAAGAGCGAGATCATCGCCCGCTCTCATTAGCTATAACAAACACCACGAGGTTTGCCTTGGATTAAAATACTCACAACTGGTGTTGCCTATTCCACTCCACGTTACACCTGATTTTACAACAGACTTGGTCACACTAAAATGGCGATTGCACTTCGAATTCGTAACCACAGTCAAATCAGTTGAAATGCCTGACGAAAAAACTTCTGACTGGCAGGGACCGGCTAGCCTCAACATTGAAACCATGGTTTGGGATTTGCCGTTACGGCTTCATCCGACAACCACGCCTCCTAACACATCCCAGcaaacaaaataccatactGTCATATAGTAGAACGAGGTACGAGCAAGGAAATAGCACGacagaaaattgaaagcagAAAGTTATTCTTTGTAATGTAAATAGAATAGATATATTACTTCATACGAATACAGAAAAGGGCTATTTAAATATTGAGTTGCCTGGCAAAAAATGCGGGGAGAATAGACTTTCCTTTAGTAAAGAGGAACTGctttaatttttctgaaagCGTTAATGGAATCGCTTGCTGCCAGTATCCATTTCTGTGTCGTTTTGCACGTTTTTGTGCCTCTACCAATGACCGGTAATAGGCCAaggtttttttatcttttgatAGTTCAGGATTTGACTCATGTACCATTCCAAAGCCCACTTGAACCAATTCTTTGCCAATATCAAGATTgttctgaaaataaatcacagGATGAGTTAAAAGTTCAATACAAAGTGCAAAGAAAAGTAGACATCTCACTGATATTAATCCCTCACCTCATTCGTTTGGATTAATGATACCCTGGATTCAACGgcatctgttttttttatcaacggtATGAAAATTATCCTTTTTCCCCTCAATACACTTTGGAGCCAATTAATGCCTggtaatagagaaaaaatctgtAGTTTGTCGACAACTTTGCCAACATTGAAACTACCATGCAGAATCTAAAGTATAGGTAAGATAAGATTGACTATTCAGGATTACCATTAGCTGTGACATCAACATTTGCTATCTTAATTGGTAACTCTTTGGTCTTTCCAAATCGTGGTAACGGTATGAGAGGCACAGTTTCAACCATTATGAAGGGACCTTGGCTGTTGGGTTCGATCCGTAAAACATTTGCAGGCACTGGAACTTtagattttaaaaatcgattggGTATGTCCGACGGCTTTGCAAATGTTGCAAACTGTTGAACAAGAAATGTAATTATCACTACAGGATACCTGACAGAGCTCTGGCTAGTGCCGTACTTACAGGTCTGATGCGGCGTAGTGCTATGAGAAGGCCGATTCCCGTGGCCCCATAAAGCAATATCTAAAACACGAGCACGGCATAAAGTATGAGCATTACGATGGACCTTGAAGTAATATTGGAGCTAATGAATACTTGAGTGCCACGAAAATCTCGACCCTCTTCATATTCATAAATCCGTTCTTCTAGATCGCTGTAATTTCTCTGGGACATAGCTCAAAGACCAAGTTATTTTGCAAGACCTAGAATTATCAGGACAGTGCGATGGTCTCCTCTGTCACCTCTCGCTACTTTCTGTCGTAGATTCTTTTAAAAATACGACGCTGACTCATCTATAATATTGCAAAATCCACACAagtatcgtcgttattatttctgTGACACCGTTGTTTTTTGTAGAAATAGGAAAAGCAGCAGCATGATAAATCCACAGCTACCCACCACCTACCCCTTAGAGGCTTATCCACAGTCAATGTCAAGATATCGATCTCTTATCGCAtgtattatgaaaaaaattattatttatactacATTCACAAGTATAAAAAAGTAGGTAACCCaatattttccgaaaaattcgttgtAAAGTACAATAGGTTATGAAAAAGCAGAGGTGACAGGCACCTCCCAGATGCAGCATGGAATTTCTTGCCTCTTCGGcgggaaatttttaaaatggGGCTGTGGAGGGGTCTCATGCTTTTCTAGAAAGATCACTTTATGCGTATAGCAATCACAGGAACCAATAGTTCCAAAAAATAGTACTTGTCATCACGATCCACTTTGGGGAGGAGAGACTTTTGTATCGAATATGCGTtcttaatgaaaaataaaatcagaaaatgattCGATGACATTTTCCCCTGTGGAGGAGCGTAAGTTGCGGACTATTTCCTGACTTTTCTCGACTCACGGAATTCCCTGAAGATTCCCGGTTTTCCCGGTCTGTCGCCACCCTATTTGTTATCAACTGTTATCAACTTAATCAGCACTACTTCAGGTACTTCTTATCGCACCGACCACACGGATTAAGGGGTATGGGGTATATATAAAGGGAGACGCAACCGTTAATAAAAATAGTCGAGTAGGTAATTATTAACGGTGATCACGTAGAATATcagggataaaaataattctcaaacACGTCCCTTTTAAAGCAATACCAAACAAGTGACACAGGCGTCTAATTTcaacacacatatatatttgaaacaaGTAATAAATTAACATGCGGGTAATTGTTGGTCAATTAATGAATGCCTCTGTGTGGCTGATCGTGCTGAACATTCTTCAAGTTCTCGGGCACGGCATGGTAATGGATCCTGTAAACAGGGGTAGTATGTGGCGAAAAGGATACCCTACTCCGATAAACTACAATGACAACGCGAATTATTGCGGAGGATACGCGGTAGATCTCTTAATAGTTTGATAGATGTGACTGAGAGGGCTATAATGATTAATGATTTTGTCTATTCCCTAATAATTAGAAACAATGGATGACGAACGATGGTAAATGCGGAGTATGCGGAGACGATTATTCATCGAAGCGACCACGGGATAACGAAAATACGGGAAAATATGGGACCGGAATAGTCGTTGCTTCGTAAGTATAGTAATTACAAGTCTAATCTCTCGGAATTCAATAGCATGTATGAAAAACAATGATTCAGAATTACCCACGCAGGGCTCGAGTCTGCATTGATTGTAAAGATATGATATCGCAGtacgactcattgtcagtttgtCCTGGAGTATTGCTCGCAATCGGGGTAGCTGAGTCTACCCGTTGGTATTTATATCTATAGAACTGAAAAGAAGCAACGATAAACAGATTGGCACGATAATCGAAGTGAATTGTAAAcactttttttaaatttccgaCAGGTATAGAAGGGGATCCCAGGTGAACGTGACTCTGTTGATAACGGCTAACCATAAGGGGTACTTCAAATTTAACATTTGCGATCTCTCGGGGGCAAATGAAAAGGAAGTGGAGACGGAAGCTTGTTTCGACGCATATCCCCTCAGTTTGATCGACGGATCTGACAATTACAAGCTCGTCTCAGAGCGAACCGGACTTTTCCAGGTTCCTCTGAAGCTTCCGGATACGTTGGAGATTTGCGATAGATGCGTGCTGAGGTGGCATTATACCACCGGAAATAATTGGGGATTCTGCACCGACGAAAATGGTGTGGCCCAAGGATACGGGGCACTCGGATGCGGCCCCCAAGAAACGTTCAGAACATGCTcggatatttcaattttctagagCCTGATACGTAACTTAATTTATCGTTAAatgttattatacataggtatgtatttgTAGATACATAAAATGTGCGGTGAATTGCGACATGATACCGGATCCTGAAAATCATCCACCACATCAGGCATGGGCACCAATTTCGGTGTTGCAAGGCGATTTTCCCCGATACTGCGAATTCCCGGATGATGCTTCATGTCGTGCGGTAAATTTTTGACATTTCGTAATTGGCCATATCCATTTCGAagatttgtacgtacatatttaattACCACGGTGCTTCCCACGCGCGCGGATCCTCGACTTGACATAGTTTTCATTACGTATTCCACTTTCACGATATCTAATGATGGGTATATACCGACTCGAATGCAAAAATTAAGTAGAAATGACGAGTCTATagagttgaatgaaaatcacGAGGTGAAAGATGATCAATAGTTGATAATAATAGGTGACTTAGAGAGGTTTTTCACCTCATTGTCTCGCCTGAGAATAAGATCCAGAGAGCGAAGAGATGCTGTATAcatagtacgtacatacgtataagagAGCTGAAAAGTTATAAGAGAGCTTAATATTTGATAGGAGGTGGAAAGGTAAGGGAAGAAGTGGGGTAAGAAGAAGTTAAAGAAGGCGGAGTaggagaaagaggagagaggagagaagagagaaaagagaagaggagcgAAGTGGAAGAAGGTCCTTTGCCTGCCGTTCACCGTTCACCGTTCACCGTTCACCCGGACAGTGCGTCTTTATACGTTCGTAATAGCCggattataaaaataagacCGATTGCGAGTTGCGTTAAAATTAACATTGCCTTAGAATTTCGGGGGATTGTTGTTATCGCCATCGAACGAGTGTTCAGAACACATTGTTCGTAGAAGAAGTCTGTTACGCGACTCGTTCTATCTGAAATTTAGCTCCGTCTTGAATTCATTAACCtggtaaaatttcatcgagacTGTCGGGCATACCTCTTCACCTCAAGACGTGTCTGCAAAAGTGCTTTTCCTCCACAGTGTGTGGATCGGTAACGACGTATCCGGAGATAtcaaaatagtaaaataacgaaaattgaacggtcgataaaaaaaagcgaatacCGTGTCTAGTTGGAGTGCAGTGATAAAGGGAATATACAAAATATTAGATTAAAGCCAATAATGCGTGAAAGATGTATGCCATGAGTACCTGTTGTAGACGGTGGTTGTTGTTATCGATCATTGGATCAGCCATCATCGTCAGTATCGTAGCAGCTACCGACGACGGAAGCAATGACAAAATATCAGATCCTCCTCCCGTCGCAGGTGAGTTCAATGCTGCGGATAACCGCATAAGCGCGAGCAATGATTCAACACcgtttcttttggtttttaccGCGTCATCGCCACCGACATCCTCGTAGTGATTTTCGTTCTCTACGCGGATATGCGGGATGAGGTCACGCGCGTTATACCCATAAAAACATTGCTTCGAATATTGCGTAGCTGGAGGTGTGGGTATGTTAATGtataccatatacatatatgtataagaatcGAATCACGGCACATTCTTCGGTATAATAACTCGTGTGCAGAAAGATACTGGGCAGGTCAGAGAATTTTCCCCCAGCTTGTACGTACGGCATAGGTAGACGAGTAGAGAGGTACGCGGGTATTTGtaatatgcatacgtatacgtatacaaatcGTGTCGTAAGCTGCACACATGCACACCGACATCAGGCAGGTATAGCGGAATCGGCAGCGGTATGAGCGGCGTATAATAATCCCAGGTATTCTTCAACGGGTATGTGGATACGCTACGTCTGTAACGCACACGGATACTATTCAGCTATGGTTTGAACCGTTAGCTATACCATCCATCGCCAGAGCTGCGGACCGTATTAACgcaggtattatatacctggGTATAGCTGGTGATTCTAATTTGCGGGGGTGCGACGAGAATTTCGATCAAACACAACGATTTCAATCGTTGCGTGTTCAAccctttgagaaaaattttctcaaaggaTCGCggggattcaatttttctgcggTTCGATTTTCTCGTTCGAAATACTCGCGTGATGATCCGTGCCTAATATTCACTTGGAGTGATTGCGATAGGTTAGTTGGTCAAACGTCGATGACCTCATCGTACTCAGTTTTATCGCGGAGGATTTCAGCGCACGATGTTTAATGGCGCGGATAATTTCACCGGCTTCCGCCCCACCTTCTGGATATCgctttctcttatttcataTTGTAGTTTATAGACTCGGGGCGACCTATATATTCACGTTCAAGGTCATACGCCTCAAGAACTGTACCCACATGCATACATTCATCGCGTACGAAGTTATTCGGTACTTACATACCTGGGTTGACAACTTTCGCCATATACCAGTTTGTATTGCTGGCAacattcatacatatatatatatatacatgctgAATTTGAAGAATAGTATCAAGCCCTTGAAGAGTGATATTTCGAACTGTCTTTCAGAGCTGATCAAGCCCAAAGTCGTTCCTAACGATGCAAAGGACATCCTCGGGGATCGGCCGATCTCATCCCCTGGCGATACGGTCGACGAGCTTTCTAAAAATGATAAAGTCGAATCGATTGAGGGAACGAAGAATGATAGTAGGGTGGTAGCCGATTTAGAGAAAAAGGCTCATTCTAAGGGTCGTGCCTTGCAAGGAAGCGACGTCGGGGTGTTCGCCGTACCGGATGGAATGAGCCACGGAAAGCCGGatgtaacgaaaaattcgCTGCACGGTAACATAACGGACTTGAGTGACGTCAGCATGGATTACGATGACAAGGATATCGAAGGCGGCGAGTATTTGGCAATCGCGAGGAACGTCACGGAAGAAACGGGAACCACCTGCAGCTATGGAAATCAAACATTTTCA
Proteins encoded in this window:
- the LOC105685350 gene encoding uncharacterized protein LOC105685350, with the protein product MSQRNYSDLEERIYEYEEGRDFRGTQILLYGATGIGLLIALRRIRPFATFAKPSDIPNRFLKSKVPVPANVLRIEPNSQGPFIMVETVPLIPLPRFGKTKELPIKIANVDVTANGINWLQSVLRGKRIIFIPLIKKTDAVESRVSLIQTNENNLDIGKELVQVGFGMVHESNPELSKDKKTLAYYRSLVEAQKRAKRHRNGYWQQAIPLTLSEKLKQFLFTKGKSILPAFFARQLNI
- the LOC105685349 gene encoding RAB6A-GEF complex partner protein 2, with translation MIEITAKLVGGPTYFSGEMIECCITFGNPTNPNHQISQSHSDVFESLAWASAQVHCQCSTNGKDVHTEKLNSIQLAAVNADTTFAPWRQDNGHVVLNTKPKILFCDLRLLPGESETYIYRERIPSDAPPTYRGQAVKYSYKITVGTQRVNSAIKLLRVPFRVLSLRELPDIAPCNDSVDLSPNNPFMETRQRDTPLDMAIQTLQNITARRSPNFYNITNGRGRVVRFCLFKNSYKLGEDIVGTFDFSRATVSCTQVSVALQSEEHVSDDYRRARSSPALISYNKHHEVCLGLKYSQLVLPIPLHVTPDFTTDLVTLKWRLHFEFVTTVKSVEMPDEKTSDWQGPASLNIETMVWDLPLRLHPTTTPPNTSQQTKYHTVI
- the LOC105685345 gene encoding uncharacterized protein LOC105685345 isoform X1 codes for the protein MPGVYVQGAGKPDWSRILQTEPVLNIPGSYWLSHRQHIYKFTFKYSEPIREGEEFLYKTELMKVIRRIIRYQPDQGQLSTRHLSVNYSHTFWTRQDKMFAMLKFRNRHVTTPYPEAFILTIRVHAAPTLPLVDCGSEQTEGNQNSLRLHQFVNLQNHPQAIMSSVHRRKLLPDISSKCKGSEQMRKARGRLVTWTNSTAVHNPVDYDSSHSEFEKVKLSRNEIGMAKVSGADSQPGALRLSNITDQVMEGLMFTIKQDEDNIRVVEEKTKMELDEVLENSENIETEAGEKCLVNSSLLGLQNLVKKIEQSSKKVDIPTSIHTAARLHDRTLPLSNVKIPTYHADSTFLGRNLESNDKDVPENTSLEISTPVQNEFTLIKSEGSSSVSMGTDIAGNSCKSLVKDTCNEIPQTLQNVETKMVDHNSGSGGNEKNDDTKINFKLGIDTKVQIDMWKLLRDITRGVKVMVERISDSAIKNVTRSTEIPSCVARSVSCHVSTKTSK
- the LOC105685357 gene encoding uncharacterized protein LOC105685357 — translated: MRVIVGQLMNASVWLIVLNILQVLGHGMVMDPVNRGSMWRKGYPTPINYNDNANYCGGYAKQWMTNDGKCGVCGDDYSSKRPRDNENTGKYGTGIVVASYRRGSQVNVTLLITANHKGYFKFNICDLSGANEKEVETEACFDAYPLSLIDGSDNYKLVSERTGLFQVPLKLPDTLEICDRCVLRWHYTTGNNWGFCTDENGVAQGYGALGCGPQETFRTCSDISIF